In Colwellia sp. PAMC 20917, a single genomic region encodes these proteins:
- a CDS encoding TolC family protein, translating to MENRFRIQIKHSVMTVLATTLLLACSSTSELDKNIRNINLPATWQQSEQNLQVENNWLEQLDSPQVQQLVRTALASNHQLKIQAYNVEIQKQQLIISGSTLWPSLDLSLRSGRNKYNDSDTYTNSSSVNLNLTYELDLWGKLSSADQQANLTFMAEQSNFEQSKQQLVVDVVTTWFAVVEAEKLLSLYQGRVKNSQQNLDIIESGYNSGLSEALDVYLTRNELNNELTRVWEQKTVKTQLIRQLERLVGEYPTGTLLVEADLPLLTSDIPLGLPSELISRKPQLKSSWYLLLAKDAGLAYAHKQRFPSLSLTASVGDSGIDIDDLLSGSSLAWSLFGNISAPLFNAGRLAANEEQARLALKQNEQQYLEHLYNAFTEVENAVTQEKSLKNSYKSMLAAQENAKVAATLSFEQYQSGLVNYTTVLDAQSRSFDAQSTLIKLKNRLIANRIQLHLALGGDFTVPEKTATTINPKAE from the coding sequence ATGGAAAACCGTTTTCGAATACAGATCAAACACAGTGTTATGACTGTCCTAGCAACAACCCTGTTGTTGGCTTGCTCGAGTACATCTGAGCTTGATAAAAATATTAGAAATATTAACTTACCTGCGACTTGGCAACAAAGTGAACAAAACCTGCAGGTTGAAAATAACTGGCTAGAACAGCTTGATAGTCCTCAAGTTCAACAATTAGTGAGAACAGCACTAGCATCAAATCACCAATTAAAAATTCAAGCGTATAATGTTGAAATTCAAAAGCAACAACTGATCATTTCTGGCAGTACACTTTGGCCATCGCTTGATTTGTCTTTGCGTTCGGGTCGAAATAAATACAATGACTCTGATACTTACACTAATTCAAGCTCAGTTAATTTGAATTTAACTTACGAACTTGATTTATGGGGGAAACTATCTTCAGCTGACCAACAAGCTAACTTAACGTTTATGGCTGAACAGTCGAATTTTGAGCAAAGTAAACAGCAATTAGTGGTTGATGTTGTCACTACGTGGTTCGCGGTTGTTGAGGCAGAAAAGCTACTGTCACTTTATCAAGGTCGTGTAAAAAACTCCCAACAAAATTTAGACATTATTGAATCAGGCTATAACAGTGGCTTAAGTGAAGCACTTGATGTTTACCTAACACGTAATGAGCTAAACAATGAGTTAACTCGTGTTTGGGAACAAAAAACAGTAAAAACTCAATTAATTAGACAGTTGGAACGTTTAGTTGGTGAGTATCCCACAGGAACATTGTTAGTTGAGGCTGATTTACCGCTACTAACCTCTGATATTCCCTTAGGATTGCCATCGGAGCTTATTAGCAGAAAACCTCAGTTAAAGTCTAGTTGGTATTTATTACTTGCTAAAGATGCTGGCCTCGCTTATGCACACAAACAACGTTTTCCAAGCCTAAGTTTAACAGCGTCGGTAGGAGACAGCGGCATTGATATAGATGACTTGCTATCAGGATCATCGTTAGCATGGTCATTGTTTGGAAATATTTCTGCACCACTATTTAATGCTGGTCGTTTGGCTGCTAATGAAGAGCAAGCACGGTTAGCGTTGAAACAAAACGAACAGCAATATCTTGAGCACTTATATAATGCATTTACTGAGGTTGAGAATGCGGTGACCCAAGAAAAAAGTTTAAAAAATAGCTATAAAAGTATGTTAGCTGCACAAGAAAATGCCAAAGTTGCCGCGACACTTTCTTTTGAACAATATCAAAGTGGTTTGGTTAATTATACTACGGTGCTTGATGCTCAATCACGATCGTTTGATGCACAAAGTACCTTGATAAAGCTTAAAAATCGCTTGATTGCCAATCGCATACAACTACATTTAGCACTCGGTGGCGACTTTACTGTGCCTGAGAAAACTGCCACAACTATTAATCCAAAGGCTGAATAA
- a CDS encoding transposase, giving the protein MSEFIHKNYNVTVLIYHLVFPVKYRRAVLDAGVDRVITLTWAEIDKRYEINFLEIGSDEDHIHFLDRSLPMYSTGNDDKKFVSV; this is encoded by the coding sequence ATGAGCGAATTTATACATAAAAACTACAATGTGACAGTTCTAATTTATCATCTAGTTTTCCCTGTAAAGTATAGAAGGGCAGTTCTTGATGCTGGTGTAGATAGGGTTATTACTTTAACTTGGGCAGAGATAGATAAACGTTACGAGATAAATTTTTTAGAAATAGGGTCAGATGAAGATCACATACACTTTTTAGACCGGTCGTTACCAATGTATAGCACTGGTAACGATGATAAAAAGTTTGTAAGCGTATAG
- a CDS encoding efflux RND transporter permease subunit: protein MIAWFARNHVAANLLLITILILGLFSLSVRIPVEVFPSFASDRINVNVSLRGATPEDVEKSISIRIEEAIQDLEGIKQIASRSSEGSSAVNIEVESGYDAREVLADIKSRVDSINTFPSDAEKPVVSLATRKREVISVSVASIYGEKETREYTEKVRDELLKISEITQAELSGVRNYEVSIEIPQDKLQQYNLTISQVSAAINNSSTDVSAGNLRTEGGDVLLLSKGQAYRKNEFSDIAIKTHTDGSILRLSDIALITDAFEETPVRTRFNGKQAAFIDIYRIGPQSAIDVADAVKNYIDEQQGNVPVGVELSYWDDDSQIVKNRIATLTTSALQGGILVLALLSLFLRPSIAFWVFIGIPISFMGAFIAMPFFGITLNVMSLFGFILVLGIVVDDAIVTGENIYTHLKTAKSGEEAAIRGTEEVATPVTFGVLTTIAAFLPLAFIEGARGALFAQIPVIVIPVLLFSLIESKFVLPSHLKHLKLRSQKTKTSKFSQLQQRFADGFENTILRYYQPLLKKAINFKTATFFGFVGVFLIIITLVMSGWTKFVFFPIIPSETVRASLTLPAGSPFEVTNKHILKMTEKAEELREKYIDEATNESIIINILATTGGRGGTTNQGSVRFEITPPESRSLSIGSTQLVREWRELIGPIPGAESMTFRAEIGRSSDPIQVQLKASSLDSLKEITDKVKIRLATYPTVFDIEDSLSDGKEELQIELTEQGKALGLTRVSISNEVRRSFFGSQVQRIQRGRDDVRVMVRLPLSERRTTADLENILIGTPNGGSVPLAHVARLIPGKSPSTISRIDRYRTANVSADVDKENTNMTILQADLKTYLDELLLQYPGVSHSLEGEAKEQRESFGSLAWALVFVFFIIYALLAIPFKSYLQPIIVMSVIPFGMIGAVIGHWIMGMELTIMSLLGMLALIGVVVNDSLVLVDFINKKRAEGIKLMEAVLTAGASRFRPVMLTSLTTFIGLMPLLFEQSTQAQFLIPMAVSLGFGILFATFITLILVPVNYLLVEQIKAFFGVKPTGYVLEQV, encoded by the coding sequence ATGATCGCCTGGTTTGCTCGAAATCACGTAGCTGCGAATCTGTTATTAATTACTATTTTAATTTTAGGTTTATTTAGTCTCTCTGTGCGGATACCGGTTGAGGTTTTCCCCTCATTTGCCTCTGATCGTATCAATGTGAATGTCTCGTTACGTGGTGCTACGCCAGAAGATGTTGAAAAAAGTATTTCTATTCGCATAGAAGAGGCGATACAAGACCTAGAAGGTATTAAGCAAATTGCTAGTCGTTCATCTGAAGGCTCTTCAGCGGTTAATATCGAAGTTGAAAGTGGCTACGATGCACGAGAAGTTTTGGCTGATATTAAAAGTCGTGTCGACTCTATCAATACTTTTCCATCAGATGCTGAAAAACCTGTAGTGTCGTTAGCGACTCGAAAAAGAGAAGTTATCTCGGTTAGTGTCGCCAGTATTTATGGTGAAAAAGAAACGCGCGAGTATACAGAGAAAGTACGCGATGAGTTGTTAAAAATATCTGAAATTACTCAGGCAGAGCTTAGTGGTGTTCGTAACTACGAAGTTTCTATTGAAATACCTCAAGATAAATTACAACAATATAACTTAACTATCTCCCAAGTGTCAGCCGCGATAAATAATTCTAGTACCGATGTTTCTGCGGGCAATCTAAGAACCGAAGGAGGGGATGTTTTATTATTGTCAAAGGGGCAAGCTTATCGTAAAAATGAGTTTTCTGACATCGCGATAAAGACTCACACTGATGGTTCTATTTTACGTTTGTCTGATATTGCGTTGATCACCGATGCTTTTGAAGAAACACCGGTAAGAACACGCTTTAACGGTAAGCAAGCCGCCTTTATCGACATCTATCGTATTGGTCCACAAAGTGCCATTGACGTTGCCGATGCAGTAAAAAATTATATTGATGAACAACAAGGAAATGTGCCGGTAGGTGTTGAGTTAAGTTATTGGGATGACGACTCTCAAATTGTAAAAAATCGTATTGCAACGTTAACAACAAGTGCGTTGCAAGGTGGTATTTTAGTCTTAGCACTACTGAGCTTATTTTTACGCCCGTCGATCGCCTTCTGGGTTTTTATTGGCATTCCTATTTCATTTATGGGGGCTTTTATAGCAATGCCTTTTTTTGGCATAACCCTTAACGTTATGAGCCTATTTGGCTTTATTTTAGTACTCGGTATTGTCGTGGATGACGCCATTGTCACCGGAGAAAATATTTATACCCATTTAAAAACAGCTAAGTCAGGGGAAGAAGCAGCCATAAGAGGTACTGAAGAAGTGGCTACGCCGGTTACTTTTGGTGTATTAACCACTATTGCCGCTTTTTTACCTCTGGCATTTATTGAAGGTGCGCGAGGGGCATTGTTCGCACAAATTCCGGTCATTGTTATTCCTGTTTTATTGTTTTCTCTAATCGAGTCAAAGTTTGTTTTACCGTCACATTTAAAGCATTTAAAACTCCGTAGTCAAAAAACAAAAACATCTAAATTTAGCCAATTACAACAACGCTTTGCGGATGGCTTTGAAAACACAATTTTACGTTATTATCAGCCTTTATTAAAAAAAGCCATTAATTTTAAAACAGCGACATTTTTTGGTTTTGTTGGTGTTTTCTTAATTATCATTACCTTGGTCATGAGTGGCTGGACTAAATTTGTCTTCTTTCCAATAATACCCAGTGAGACGGTAAGAGCTTCATTAACCTTACCAGCAGGCTCACCATTTGAGGTAACGAATAAACATATCTTAAAAATGACAGAGAAAGCGGAAGAGTTACGTGAGAAATATATTGATGAGGCGACGAATGAAAGTATCATTATTAATATTTTGGCGACAACGGGTGGCAGAGGTGGCACAACCAATCAAGGCAGTGTTCGTTTTGAAATAACGCCGCCAGAGTCTAGAAGCTTATCAATTGGTTCAACACAGTTAGTTCGCGAATGGCGGGAGCTTATTGGGCCAATTCCTGGCGCTGAAAGTATGACCTTTAGAGCCGAAATAGGTCGGTCATCAGACCCTATTCAAGTACAGCTAAAAGCAAGCTCTTTGGACTCGCTTAAAGAAATTACCGATAAGGTAAAAATACGCTTAGCTACTTACCCAACCGTTTTTGACATAGAAGATAGTTTGTCTGACGGAAAAGAAGAGCTACAAATCGAATTAACTGAGCAAGGCAAAGCGCTAGGGTTAACCAGAGTAAGTATATCTAATGAAGTACGCCGCTCGTTCTTTGGCTCACAAGTTCAACGTATTCAACGTGGTAGAGACGATGTTCGGGTAATGGTACGCTTACCTTTGAGTGAGCGTCGCACGACCGCTGATTTAGAAAATATTCTTATTGGAACTCCCAATGGTGGTTCAGTGCCTTTGGCGCATGTTGCTCGCTTAATTCCAGGGAAAAGTCCATCAACCATCTCTAGAATCGATCGTTATAGAACGGCAAATGTCAGCGCTGATGTCGATAAAGAAAACACCAATATGACAATATTACAGGCCGATTTAAAAACTTACTTGGATGAGCTTCTTTTACAATATCCTGGTGTCAGTCATTCGCTTGAAGGTGAAGCTAAAGAGCAACGTGAATCATTTGGATCGTTAGCTTGGGCATTAGTTTTTGTTTTCTTTATTATTTATGCTTTACTGGCCATTCCATTTAAGTCTTATCTACAACCTATTATTGTAATGAGCGTTATTCCTTTTGGTATGATAGGTGCCGTTATAGGTCACTGGATCATGGGCATGGAATTAACGATTATGAGCTTATTGGGCATGCTGGCATTAATTGGTGTGGTGGTGAATGACTCCTTGGTATTAGTTGATTTTATCAATAAAAAAAGAGCCGAAGGTATTAAGCTTATGGAAGCAGTACTTACCGCGGGCGCTTCACGTTTTCGTCCTGTGATGTTAACTAGCTTAACCACCTTTATTGGTTTAATGCCGTTACTTTTTGAGCAATCAACTCAAGCACAATTCCTTATCCCAATGGCTGTTTCTCTTGGTTTTGGTATATTGTTCGCGACATTTATTACCTTGATTTTAGTGCCGGTTAACTACTTGCTTGTTGAACAGATAAAGGCGTTTTTTGGTGTTAAGCCTACGGGGTATGTTCTAGAGCAAGTTTAG
- a CDS encoding efflux RND transporter periplasmic adaptor subunit encodes MSSQPSLHTEITQKPSTLKKLLILAVIIGVTLSLVALIYSNPPQSKRAKPSKAPQMTVATKILAPQRYQVMVESFGTVKPRTQSILFAQVAGQITQVSGQFRDGGFFEKGDVLVQLDDRDYRSEVKVSQANLLSANQVLLEEQARVQQAEADWQRLGNGKVAGVLVLRQPQLESAKAKVLSAQAQLDKAKLSLERTQIVAPYAGRILKKQVDIGQVVTSNSQLATIFAVDYVEIRLPINNKDLSLINLPEVYRDIGEQGNKDDVKISSDLIGHQSWNGKIIRTESAIDEQSQQLYVVAQINRPYDATTSLGSPIKIGQYVTAQITGKELSNVLVIPSNVIYQGSYVYTVENGLLIRKEVLLGWQNGKESIVESGLVAGDELVLTSLGQVSSGTPVAIEGNIPSKARQNNPKARQNKAKLEGTKRSKGEAQ; translated from the coding sequence ATGTCTTCACAACCAAGTTTACATACAGAAATAACACAAAAACCAAGCACGCTAAAAAAGTTGCTCATCCTAGCTGTTATTATTGGCGTTACATTATCATTAGTCGCTTTGATTTATAGTAACCCGCCACAATCGAAAAGGGCTAAACCCTCAAAAGCGCCCCAGATGACAGTAGCAACAAAGATTTTAGCGCCGCAACGTTATCAAGTTATGGTGGAAAGTTTTGGTACGGTAAAACCTCGTACACAAAGCATACTTTTTGCGCAGGTTGCTGGCCAAATCACTCAAGTTAGTGGTCAATTTCGTGACGGAGGTTTTTTTGAAAAAGGTGATGTTTTAGTACAACTTGATGATCGAGATTACCGGTCAGAAGTCAAAGTATCACAAGCAAATCTTTTATCTGCCAACCAAGTATTACTTGAAGAACAAGCAAGAGTTCAACAAGCAGAAGCTGACTGGCAGCGGTTGGGAAATGGTAAAGTAGCCGGTGTTTTAGTGTTACGTCAGCCGCAACTTGAGTCAGCAAAAGCAAAAGTACTTTCTGCACAAGCACAATTAGATAAAGCTAAGCTATCGTTAGAACGCACCCAAATAGTGGCACCTTATGCGGGACGCATTTTGAAAAAACAAGTCGATATTGGTCAAGTTGTTACCAGTAACAGTCAACTTGCCACCATTTTTGCTGTTGATTATGTAGAAATTCGCTTACCGATTAATAATAAAGATCTTTCCTTGATTAACTTACCTGAAGTATATCGAGATATTGGTGAACAGGGTAATAAGGACGATGTAAAAATAAGCTCTGATTTAATTGGCCATCAATCATGGAATGGAAAAATAATTCGCACCGAAAGTGCTATCGATGAACAGTCGCAGCAGCTCTATGTTGTAGCGCAAATTAATCGCCCCTATGATGCAACAACCTCTTTGGGATCACCGATAAAAATAGGTCAATATGTTACTGCCCAGATAACAGGGAAAGAACTAAGCAATGTTTTGGTTATTCCCAGCAATGTTATTTATCAGGGAAGCTATGTCTACACAGTCGAAAATGGCTTGTTAATTCGTAAAGAGGTTTTACTAGGGTGGCAAAACGGTAAAGAGTCAATTGTTGAGTCTGGGCTCGTTGCCGGTGATGAACTTGTGCTAACTTCTTTAGGACAAGTGAGCTCTGGAACTCCCGTAGCCATTGAAGGAAATATCCCGAGTAAAGCAAGACAAAATAACCCAAAAGCTCGTCAAAATAAGGCAAAACTTGAAGGCACTAAAAGATCAAAGGGTGAAGCACAATGA